The Acutalibacter muris genomic sequence GGTCTGGTCGATCTCCTGGCCCACGGACTGCATGGAGCTCTCCTGGTCCGCCATTATGGAGGCCTGCACCCGGCTCTCAAGCTGCCCGATGGTGAAAAAGGAGAGCAGCAGCGGCACAAGACAAACGCACAGATACGAGGCCAAAAACTGCTTATAGACTTTCATTATCCTTTGGGCCCTCCTTTTTGCAAGTTTTTTAATGTATCTACTATACAGTAAAAACGTCAAAATTGCAAGAATTTTCAACGGGAATATCAGGATTTTCCGGCCTTGACACCCTGCGCCCGCATATGGTACAATCATCGGGAAACCCTCAGGGATTATTATAATTTGGAAAGGAAGGGTAAGATATGAAAGTCTGCAAAGCTGGAACCGTACTCATCATCGGGAGGGTTATAAAGCTCTAAGTCTTCCTCCCGCAAACTCAGGAGGAATCTTCATTGAACAAGAAAAATTTAAAACTGCTGCTCTCCTTTTACAGGCCCTATCGCGGCCTTTTCGCCGCAGACCTTATCTGCTCCCTGGCGGCGGCCGGCATAGCGCTGGCCGTACCGCTGGGGGTGCGTTACATAGCCGACACGCTGCTGGACGCGGGGGACTTTTCCCTTGTGCTCCGGGCTGGGCTGGCGCTGGCGGCGCTGGTGGCGGTCCAGGCGCTGTGCACATACTTCTATGACTATCAGGGGCACTATCTGGGCGCAAAGATAGAGCGCGATATGCGCGCCCGGATGTTCTGCCACTGCCAGCGGCTGCCTTTTTCCTATTATGACAGCCATACGGTGGGGGACCTGATGTCCCGCATAAGCAACGACACCCTGTCTCTGGCGGAGTTTTTTCACCATGTGCCCGAGGACCTGCTGATAAATTCCGTCAAGCTGGCAGGGGCGGCGCTGATACTGCTTGCGGTGCACTGGCAGACCGCCTGTATCATATTGGCTTTCCTGCCGTTTATGACGCTGTTCACCATACATTTTAACAAAAAGATGAACATAGCCATGACAAATGCCCGGGAGAGCATGGGCCACATAAATTCTCAGGCCGAGGATTCTCTTTCGGGTATCCGGGTGGTACAGTCCTTCGCGGGCGAGAGGATCGAGAAGGAGAAATTTTCAAGGCTGAACCGACGGTTCCTGGAGGACCGCCGGGCGGGATATCAGAGCGAGAGCCGGCTGTATACCGGCATGGAGGTTTTCGCGGCGGCGATACCAATAGCGGTAGTGGTGTTTGGGGGGGCTTGCTCTCCTGCGGGGAAGCATGGCGATCTCCGACTTGCTGCTGTTCCTCTTGTATACCGGGTATTTCACCGGGCCGGTACAGAGCCTTGTAAACACCAGCCGTCTGCTCCAGGAGGGCCGCACCAGCTTCCGGCGCTACCGGGAGCTTATGGACACGCCGCCTGCCGTAAAAGATAAGCCGGAGGCGCAGGCCCCTGCAAGCGTAAGAGGAGACCTGGAGTTTCGCGGCGTAAGTTTCCGCTACGGCCAGGGGGAGGAGGTCTTCCGGGACCTGAACCTGACCGTCAGGGCCGGGGAATATGTGGCCCTGGTAGGCGCTTCGGGGGTGGGGAAGACCACTCTCTGCGCACTGCTCCCAAGGTTCTACGAGCCAAGGGAGGGCGCTGTGCTCCTGGACGGCAAAGACGTGCGGGACATACCTGTTGAAGTCCTGCGCAGGAGTATTGGAGTAGTACAGCAGGACGTGTACCTTTTTACCGGCACCATAGCGGAGAACATAGCCTACGGCCGTCCCGGCGCCGGGCGGAAGGAGATAATAGAGGCCGCAAAGCTTGCCGGGGCCGACGGGTTCATCCGCGAGCTGCCCGGCGGATATGACGCGGACATTGGCCCCCACGGGGTAAGGCTGTCCGGCGGCCAGCAGCAGCGCCTGTCCATAGCCAGGGTGTTCCTTAAGGATCCGCCGGTGCTCATACTGGACGAGGCCACCAGCGCCCTTGATAACCACAGCGAGAAAGCTATCCAGCAGAGCCTGGAGCGCATAGCCGGACAGAGAACCACGCTGGTCATTGCCCACAGGCTTTCTACGGTGCGCA encodes the following:
- a CDS encoding ABC transporter ATP-binding protein, translated to MNKKNLKLLLSFYRPYRGLFAADLICSLAAAGIALAVPLGVRYIADTLLDAGDFSLVLRAGLALAALVAVQALCTYFYDYQGHYLGAKIERDMRARMFCHCQRLPFSYYDSHTVGDLMSRISNDTLSLAEFFHHVPEDLLINSVKLAGAALILLAVHWQTACIILAFLPFMTLFTIHFNKKMNIAMTNARESMGHINSQAEDSLSGIRVVQSFAGERIEKEKFSRLNRRFLEDRRAGYQSESRLYTGMEVFAAAIPIAVVVFGGACSPAGKHGDLRLAAVPLVYRVFHRAGTEPCKHQPSAPGGPHQLPALPGAYGHAACRKR
- a CDS encoding ABC transporter ATP-binding protein, translated to MDTPPAVKDKPEAQAPASVRGDLEFRGVSFRYGQGEEVFRDLNLTVRAGEYVALVGASGVGKTTLCALLPRFYEPREGAVLLDGKDVRDIPVEVLRRSIGVVQQDVYLFTGTIAENIAYGRPGAGRKEIIEAAKLAGADGFIRELPGGYDADIGPHGVRLSGGQQQRLSIARVFLKDPPVLILDEATSALDNHSEKAIQQSLERIAGQRTTLVIAHRLSTVRNAGRIVVLDENGVCEQGTHEELMELGGVYAGLYRASEEI